Below is a genomic region from Virgibacillus dokdonensis.
CTTGGCGTTTAAGCCAAGCTTTTCTATTGTTAAATGTATACAGGTAATCTAGCGCAGGATAACTAGAAGTGTTTGTTCTTGTCATTATATATGCATATCTTATAATAATGATCATTTTAGATTTCTTTTGTTTATCGTGTGTCAGAGAAAACATCCAGTTAAGTAAATTTTCACGTTATATAGAGTTCCGTATCTGATTTTAAAGGAGGAAGTAGCAAAATGGCTACGAATCGACGTTTATTTACTTCTGAATCTGTAACAGAAGGTCATCCTGATAAAATATCAGATCAAATTTCTGATGCTATCTTAGATGAAATATTACAATCGGACCCTTATGCTCGTGTTGCATGCGAGACAACCGTTACGACAGGTCTTGTATTAGTGGCAGGTGAAATATCTACGACTACTTATGTTGACATCCCAGCAGTCGTACGAAAAACGGTTGAGGAGATAGGTTATACGCGAGCAAAGTTTGGTTTTGATGCTAAAACTTGTGCTGTATTAACGGCAATAGATGAGCAATCTCCAGACATTGCTGGAGGCGTAAATAAGGCATTGGAAGCAAGACAGGGACGAATGAGCGAGGAAGAAATTGATGCTATTGGAGCTGGTGACCAAGGTTTAATGTTTGGATTTGCTTGCGATCAAACGGAAGAATTAATGCCACTACCGATTTCTTTAGCACATAAGTTAGCTAAACGATTGTCAGATGTCCGTAAAAGGCGTATCTTGGATTACTTGAGACCAGATGGAAAAACACAAGTAACCGTAGAATATGGAGAAGATGGGCAGCCTATTCGAGTTGATACCATCGTTATTTCCACGCAACACCATCAAGATGCAACTGTGGAACAAATTGAAAAAGATTTATTAAAGCATGTTATTTTTCCAGTAGTCCCAGCACATTTGTTAGATGAAACAACAAAATACTTTATCAATCCAACTGGGCGATTTGTAATAGGTGGCCCACAAGGTGATGCAGGTTTAACTGGAAGAAAAATTATCGTGGATACGTATGGTGGTTATGCACGACATGGCGGGGGGGCATTTAGTGGTAAGGATGCAACGAAAGTAGATCGTTCTGCCGCTTATGCAGCAAGGTATGTTGCAAAAAACATTGTCGCTGCAAAATTAGCTAAGAGTTGTGAAGTTCAACTTGCTTATGCGATTGGTGTAGCAGAACCGGTGTCAATTGCTATTGATACGTTCGGAACAGGAATCGTTCGTGAAGAAGTATTGGTTCAAGCTGTGAGGAAGTTGTTCGACCTTCGTCCTGCTGGGATTATTCATATGCTTGATTTACAAAAGCCAATATTTAGAAATACAGCTGCATATGGTCACTTTGGGCGTACAGATGTTGTATTTCCTTGGGAAAAAACGGACAAAGTAGAAGAATTAATTGCATTAGTAAAAGAACAGCAGTAGAGTGAGCAAGGGCATGACTTTTCGGTCGCTGGAGAGGTCATGTTTTTGTTTTACTGTAAGGAAAGGTAAGAAAGAGTTTTCGATAATACCCTGCTTTATTCTCAGGTTCTTGGTTTGTAAAAGGTGACAGAAATGAGCAGACCAGCAAGCGATAGTGGGGTAGTTGTAAGATTTTCCATCCCGTTAAGTGGAAGTTTGGGGAATGATAGTTGATGCTGTTAAGCTAGCGGAGGATAACACGGGAGACTCCTCGAAAATGATTGCAATGTTTCGCTGACGTAACTTTCCTTGTCCTGTGGGAAAGCGCAGCGGGAAGCCCCCATAGAAAAAAAGCAATCTTTTTAGGAGGCTGAGCGCCAGCCCAAGGAAAGCGTAGTGTTTTTTCGTAGCGGTCACTAAAAGTGTACATAAATAGAGTGCTGGAAAGATAGAGGTTATAATTATGTCGAGAAAAATTTGACACATACCAAGTTTTTCTAAAAGTTTTTAACGAACGTTTGGTGTGGTATGATAGTAATGAAAAAATGATTCGTACCATACGTTACTATATTTAATGAGAGAAGGTAGACAGCTATGTGTGGTTTTATCGGAATGTTATTTGATAATCCTGTAGAACGAACAGAACAAGAAGTAGAACTATTTAAACAGCAAAATAATTTGATCACTCATCGAGGACCAGATGATGAAGGATACTATTTCGATTCTTATATTTCCTTGGGGTTCCGACGTTTGAGTATTATAGATATTGAAAGTGGCTCCCAGCCATTAAGTTATAATGATGAACAAATATGGTTAGTTTTTAATGGTGAAATTTATAATTATATTGAATTGCGTAAACAATTACTTGCAGAAGGTTATGCATTTCAAACGGATTCAGATACAGAAGTAATTGCAGCTTTATTTGCAAAACATAAAGAGGAGGCTTTTCAGCATTTAAGAGGCATGTTCTCCATTCTTGTGTGGGATAAAGAGACGGAGCAATTGTATGGAGCTCGTGATCCTTTTGGAATTAAGCCGCTCTTTTATTATGAAAATTCCTTCGGGACCACATTTGCTTCTGAGAAAAAAAGCATCACACTTATGATGGAACAAGAAAAAGTAGACAAAGATGCGCTACAGCATTATTTGAGCTTTCAATACGTACCTGAACCAATGACGATGACTGCTGGCATAAAAAAAGTAGAACCAGGGCATTATTTTATTAAAAAACCTGGACAGCCTATCCAATTTACGCGTTATTGGCATGCAACTTTCCATCCTGTACTTCGTGAAAAGCAGGACTGGATTAAAAAAATTCAAGACGTCATGTATGATTCAGTAAATGTGCATATGCGCAGTGATGTTCCAGTAGGTTCATTTTTATCTGGAGGAATCGATTCAACGTTAATTGTCTCCATTGCAAAAGAATTTAATCCAGCAATAAAAACATTTTCTGTCGGTTTTGAACGCGATGGATATTCTGAAGTTGATGTGGCCAAAGAAACAGCAGATAAATTAAATGTAGAGAACATTTCCTACATGATTTCCCCTCAAGAATATATAGATCATTTACCAAAGATTATGTGGCATATGGACGATCCATTGGCTGATCCATCTTGTGTACCGTTATATTTTGTTTCTAGAGAAGCTAGAAAGCATGTAACAGTGGTTTTATCTGGAGAAGGCTCTGATGAACTCTTTGGCGGCTACAATATTTATCGTGAACCGGATTCATTAAAGTATTTTGATAAAATGCCTTCTTTCATGAAAGGGTTGCTGAAACGAGTTTCTGCTGTACTACCTGAAGGAGTGAAAGGTAAAAGTTTTCTCGACCGTGGAACAACCCCATTGCGTGAACGTTATATTGGAAACGCAAAAATGTTTGAAGAAGAAGAGAAGAGGGAGCTATTAAAAACATATGATGAACAGTTATCTTATCAACAAGTAACTGGTAAGTTATTTGATGATCAAGTAAAAGATTATCCATATGTAAATCAGATGCAGTATGTGGACATCCATACTTGGATGCGTGGAGATATTTTATTAAAAGCAGACCGAGTAACAATGGCGCACTCTCTTGAATTACGAGTTCCATTTTTAGATAAAGAAGTATTTCGCATAGCGAATGAGATTCCAGTTGATTTAAAAATTGCCAATGGTACTACGAAAAGCTTGTTGCGTGAAGCTTCCAGAGGCATTGTCCCGGACCATGTATTAGATCGTAAAAAATTAGGGTTTCCTGTTCCTATTCGTCATTGGTTGAAAAATGAGTTAAATGGCTGGGCAAAACAACTCATTCATGAAAGTGAAACCGACCATTTATTACACAAAAACTATATCCTTCAACTTCTAGACGCTCATTGTCAAGGAAAAGGGGATTACAGTAGAAAAATTTGGACCGTGCTTATGTTTATGCTTTGGCATAAAAACTTTGTTGAGAAAAAGTTTGATGTATCAACATTGAATGAAAACACAGGAGAATTAATCTTTTCTTAGCACTATTAAATATAAAAGTTTAAAGGTTTATAGTTAAGTAAAACTTGGCTTCCGCTATAAAGATTGGCGTCAAGCCGAGTTTTTCTAATTATGTAATATTTAGGTGGTGTAGTAGAGGGAGCGGCTTTCGCCTTAAAGAGATAAACCAAGTATTCCTAACATTATCTTCCAAAGATGAGGTTATTCTAATGCGAGATTAAAATTATATATTTAAAAAACAGGCGATCTTCCATTTATTTTGCAATGGTGATCGCCTGTTTTCCCATTTGTATCCAAGCAGCTTTGAACTCTTCAATAGGAGCCTTATCCGCTTTGTTTAATGGGTCGTTAAAGTAAATGTAGTTTTCATCATATCCAGTAATTAAAACAGAGTGTTGCTTCATCGTAATGTCAATCTGACCGTCTTTTGTGTGCCATGTAGTAAATTTATCTTTTGGTAGTTTATCATAAGTTGTGTTTATAATGACCCATACTGGCCGTTTGTGATTCAATTCTTCAATAACTGCTTGGAAGTCATTTCCTGTTAAATCATTTACGACATCACCTACGTATTGTTTTGCTAATTCAGCAATTGGTTTATGGTATACGCCCATCCCTGGGGTTTCAAAAGAGTACATATCGCCAACAAACCCATTATAAGGGTTACCAAAGTGGATTTTGCCATCTTTTTTTCTGTATGGCGTAGGGTCTTTTTTCACTTGTTCAGCTAATTTCATTTTATCAACACGTATATCATAATGGTTTAGCAGCATGGATAAGGTTGTGACTTCACAACCTCTTGGTAGCTCAGGAAGTTGCTCTATCATTGGAGCTTTAATATTGACCGCTTTTTTTATCTTGTGCTTTGATAATTTACTGTCCTCAGGAGAATAGTGATTGTCTTCATGCACCGGGATAGTACTTTCTATTAATTGTTTAAATGTTGTTTTATGTTGCATAAAAAACATAGATAAAAGAGAAATAGCCGTTATAGAAAAAATAAAACCGTATAGGATAAACGATTTTTTCACCCAGGTAATTTTTTGCTTAGAACTAACATAAAATAAGAAGGTAGCTAGCATACAACAAACACTAAATAAAATAATGTTCATTTTTACAATCTCCCCGTAGAATAAGTCCTAACTGCTATGCTGTGAAAATGTAATGTCACCTTAGTTGAATAGTTGACATCACAAAGCACTCGTCAAAATGAGAGGGCTTGTTGCCACTTTTATGCTAAAAGAAAGCTTGATTAAACTTCATTTTCTTTTCACACTTACCCAATGACGAAGGAACTATTGCAATAAAGTGAATGATTAAATGGTTTGTTTTGTTTTCTTTCATCGCATATACTAAATAAAGCAGTATTTTTTGTGCTATAGAAAAGTATAAAATTTTGGTTCTATGTCAAATGTTGGGGTGGAGTGAGATGCAATCTCACCCTACCCAACATGACTTCCAATTTTTTTATACTTATGTAAAAGAAGTATTCTTGCTCTTGCCCTTAGGAAGTTCCTGAATCCAAAGGCGTTCCTCTTCATGACTTTCGTTAGGTTATTAATTCCCTCCAAAAAACCATTTGAGTAATCAAATAAAAAGCTGTTTAATACCTCTGTCTGCCAGTTCTTGAATGTACGGATAGCCTTCTCAAATTCAGGGAGACCCTCTTGTTCTACCTTCCTGTAAAAATCCAATAATCCTTGTTTCGTTTCTTTGATCTTAACCTGTCCATTTTCCTTGGCTTGCTTGAACCAAAAGCAGTAGGACTCTTTCAATTCGTAAGCCCTGCGAAGTTCTTCATCCATCCCAAGATACCTGTCCAAATACCAGCGTTCCTTTTCGGTTAGCTTTGCACTGTCTTTATAAAACACATAGCGCATCCTTTTACATTTTTTACGGTCATAATCATTCCATTCAGATTGGATTCTTCTTCTGACTCCGTCAAGAGCCCAATAGATATAACGACAAAAATGAAAACGATCGGCTACAATAACCGGTTTCCCCAATGCCTTTTGGACAGCTGCCTTAAAAGAAGGACTCATGTCCATAATGACTACATCCACATTGGTTCCATGTTTTTGGAGATAATCCTTGAGGGTCTTCTTTTTTCGGTTTGGCAAAATATCAATCGGTTCCTTGGTCTCTCCATCAGCAATAATCAATTGATATTTTCCTGCCTTTGTATCTCCCTTGTATTCATCGATGGCAATCACCTTTGGCAATTCTTGAACCTCTGACATTTCCTTTACGGCCAAACGGTCAAATCTGCGCATGACGGTCGATACGGAGACGCCAAACTGCTTGGCTGTTTCCTTAAAAGTCTTCGCTTGCACTATCCGAACGGATACCGCCCGATTCCATTCCATAGAAAGCCGTTGATATCGATGAACAAAAGGATTCTCCTCCGCAAATCGTTTCCCGCAGCACGAACAGGCATAGCGGCGTTTTTTGTAGAAGAGATAAGTTAATCGTTCAAACCACTTTAAATGTTTGATCTTTTGGATCCGATAATCATGAACTTTCTTGGTTCTCTTTCCACAGCTGGGACACTTGTGTACCTTGACAGGCATTTCTACATGAAGCGCAATACCACCTTCCATTTCCTCCACTTTTGTAATCCATACATCTTCAAGACCAGGCATTTTTATGGTAAAATTCATTTGCACGCAACTCCAATCTTTTCTTGTTTCTAGTCAATTCAAGTATAAAAGAATTGGATGTTTGCGTGTATATTTTTATGCGCAAATTGTGGGGAAACCCCAACATTTAGTATAGAGCCAAAATTTTTTGGTTTATAGTATAAGAAAAAATACAGTTTCCGCCACAAGCCAAGTTTTCTAGAAAGATTGGACAATGTTGCTATCTCTCCTTATTTAATTAAGAGATAAAATGGCAAAGCGTATTCTCCCTATATATCGGTTGGTTGTAATGAAAGTTAAACTAAAAATGTATATATTACCTGTTTTGTTGTTTGTAAATAGCTCCCTTTTCAACATAGGATTGGCAAATACGTTGCATTTCTGCATAATCAGTTTCTGTTAGTTCCCGAACGACTTTTGCTGGTCTGCCTAGTGCTAATGTAAAAGGCGGAATCTTTTTATTAGGTGGGACAAGACTTCCTGCTCCTATAAATGCGTATTCTCCTATTTCTGAGCCATCAAGTAAAATAGAACCCATACCAATTAGAGCATGTTTTTGTATCGTTGTAGAGTGCAGCGTAGTTTGATGACCGACAGTAACATCACTTTCGATCGTTAATGGCATACCTGGGCTTTGGTGTAGAACGGATAAGTCCTGAATACTAGTGCGTTCTCCTATATTGACAGGTGCAACATCACCGCGTATGACTGTTTTAAACCAGATACTTGATTGTGCACCAATTGTGACATCACCGATGATGCTTGCATCATTTGCTATAAATACAGAGTCATGAATACTTGGAAATATTCCTTTATAAGGATGTATCATTTGAAACCTCCTAAAAAATATGCTGATAATAGTAATAGAAATAAACAAGGTAAAAGTGTTTGAAATTGGAACGGAGGCAAGACGTTGAGTATTGAAGTCCCAAGTACACCTATTCCTTTAATGATAACAGTTTATCGTAAGATCTTTCCAGCAGTAAGAGAGGAACTTGCTTTTTGGAAACAGCGAGCGAATGAAATCCCTGATCAAGAATTACGTTATCAAGCACTTGCAAGTATGTCTGAAAAAGAATTTCATTGTCAAGGTGGAGCAGTGTATGCGCTATTAGCAGGGAAAAGATGGAGAGATTGTGTACGTTTTATTGTAGCTTATCAAACAATAAGTGATTATTTAGATAATTTATGTGATCGAAGTACATCGCTAGACGCTAAATCTTTCGCGTTGTTACATACTTCCATGATAGATGCGCATTGTCCTAAGTCATTACCGAAAGATTATTATGCGTTATTTGAGCATAAGCAAGACAATGGTTATTTGCAACAGCTCGTAAAAACCTGTAATGATATCGTTAGAAAATTGGATGATATTCCAACATATCAAGAACAAGCAATAAAGCTGGCAGGTTTATATAGCGATTTACAAGTACATAAACACGTTATTCATGAGGAAAGAGTGCCGCGTTTAACAAAATGGTCTAATGTGAAAAATGTCTATCCGCTAGCTTGGTATGAATTTTCCGCTGCAGCTGGATCCACTTTAGGCGTTTTTTGTTTAATGGCGTACAGTTTAGCAGGCAGGTTGTATCGAAAGTTGGCTGATGAAATTGTAACAGCTTACTTTCCTTATATTCAAGGATTACACATTTTATTGGATTATTATATTGATCAGCAGGAAGATAAAGAGGAAGCTGATTTAAATTTCTGTTCATATTACAAAAACGAGTCAATCATGCATGAACGATTCAAATACTTTTGTGAGCAAGCAAAATTATATGCAGTTACTATACCTAACTCGAAATTCCATGTAATGGTTGTACAAGGATTAATCGGATTATACTTAGGGGACAATAAAGTGGGACATATCCCTAATTCCAAACGTTTGAAGCGACTACTTTTTCAAACGGCTGGATATCCTTCTATTTTTTTTCATCGCAATACAAGAATGTATTATTTTCTTAAACTGTTTAAACTACAAAGAACCGCTGTTACACATAAGTAACAACGGTTCTGTACAGTTTTACTGATCTTGGGTAGGGTAGAACAGTAAATCAATATAAACGGAAATCATGTTATAAGGTTTTTATATTCCTTTATATGCGTCACGGTATATAGTTGCCAGTTCAGTAATTAAAGGCAATTTCGGGTTTGCTGTTGTACATTGGTCTTCAAAAGCTAATTCAGCAAGTTTATCTACTTTTGCTTCAAATGCTTGTTTGTTTACACCTGTGTCTTTAATGCTCATTGGGATATTTAGTTCTTTAGCAAGTTTAATAATAGCTTGTACTAAACTTTCTACTCCTTCTTCCACCGTTCTTGCTGGAAGCCCTAGCGCTTTTGCGATTTCTGCATAACGCTCATCTGCTATAAAGTATGCGTATTTAGGGAACGTAGCAAATTTTTCTGGTTTTTTAGCATTGTAACGGATAACATGTGGTAGTAATATCGTATTAGCTCTACCATGTGCAATGTTGAACGCTGCACCTAGTTTATGAGCTAAAGAGTGATTAATGCCTAAGAACGCATTGGAGAATGCCATTCCAGCAATTGTTGAAGCATTATGCATTTTTTCTCTAGCTAACTCATCATTTCCGTTATGATATGCTTTTGGCAAGTATTCAAAAACTAATTGAACTGCTTTAATTGCAAGCGCGTCAGTATAATCGTTTGCCAAATTGGACACATAAGCTTCAATGGCGTGTGTTAATACGTCCATACCAGTATCAGCTGTTACTTGTTTTGGCACAGACATGACAAATTGTGGATCAACTATAGCAACATTTGGTGTCATTTCATAATCTGCTAGCGGGTATTTTGTATCTGATTTTTTATCGGTAACCACTGTAAATGATGTTACTTCAGAACCTGTTCCTGACGTTGTTGGCACACATACCAATTGAGCTAGTCTTCCTAATTTCGGGTATTTTACGATACGTTTACGAATGTCCATGAATTTCTGTTTTAGAGCGTTAAAATCAGCATCTGGATGCTCGTAGAATAACCACATGGCTTTAGCAGCATCCATTGGAGATCCACCACCAATAGCGATAATAACATCTGGTTCAAACTTTTGCATTAACGCAGTACCTTTGCGAATGGTTTCAATAGATGGATCAGCTTCGACATCTGAAAAAATTTCACAATGGACATAATCAGCACGTTTACGTAAATAGTAGAGAGCTTTATCTACATAACCTAATTCTACCATCATCGGATCAGTTACAATAAATGCTTTAGAGATGTCAGGCATTTTTTCTAAATATTGAATTGCATTTTTTTCAAAATAGATTTTAGGAGGTAGTTTAAACCATTGCATATTATTTCTCCTCCGAGCCACTTTTTTAATATTCATTAAATTGATTGTTCCGACGTTTGTTGATACGGAGTTTCCGCCATAAGTTCCACATCCTAATGTAAGGGAAGGCATATGGTTGTTATAAATATCGCCGATTCCCCCTTGAGAAGATGGTGAATTTACAATTAGTCTCCCTGCTTTCATCTTTAGAGAAAAGGCTTCTATAACCTCTTGGTCAGTAGAATGAATGACTGCTGAATGTCCTAGACCCCCAAAGTGTAGCATTTCATCAGCACGCTTAAACCCTTCTTCTGTGCTATTTACTTTATAACAAGCTAATACAGGACTTAATTTTTCTCGAGATAACGGATATTCTGGTCCAACGCCTTCAATTTCAGCAAGTAAAATTTTAGTGTTTTTGGCCACATTTACTCCTGCCATCTTAGCAATTTCATATGCTGGTTTACCAACAATATCCGCATTTACTGCACAAGTTGTAGGATTTATAACCAGTTTTTCCACTTTTTTTCTTTCTGCTTCTGTTAGGAAATGACAATTATTAGCTACCATTTCATGTTTTACCGTGTCATATATTTCTTTATCAATAATAACCGCTTGTTCAGAGGCACAAATCATTCCGTTATCAAATGTTTTGGATAAAATGAGATCATTGACAGCGCGCTTTATTTGTGCGGTTTTTTCTATATAACATGGTACATTTCCTGGACCAACACCGAGGGCTGGCTTTCCAGAACTATACGCTGATTTCACCATTCCTGAACCACCAGTAGCAAGTATAAGTGATACGCCGTCATGATTCATTAATGTTTTCGTTGCTTCAACAGAAGGTGTTTCTATCCACTGAATACAGTTTTTAGGTGCACCTGCTTTTACCGCGGCATCAAGTAATACTTTTGCTGCCTGACTGCTACATTTTTGAGCAGAAGGGTGGAAAGCGAAAATAATTGGGTTTCTCGTTTTAATGGAAATAAGTGATTTAAACATGGTTGTTGATGTTGGGTTTGTAACTGGTGTTATACCACAGATTACCCCAGCTGGTTCAGCAATTTCAACCATTCCTTCTTGCTCATCCTCATGAATAATTCCAACAGTTTTATCGTATTTAATGTTATGATAAATATATTCTGTTGCAAAGATGTTTTTAATAGCTTTATCTTCAAAGACGCCACGACCTGTTTCTTCAATGGCCAGTTTAGCTAAAGGCATATGCTGATCAAGACCTGCTAACGCCATTTCTTTTACAATCGTATTAATCGCTTCTTGATCTAGCTGTTTTAAACCTTCCAAGGACTCTTCTGCTTGGGAGATTAGTTGATTAATTTTAGTGGAAACTAGCTCTACAGTTCCTTTTGTTTTCTCAGTCATAATAGGACCCTCCTTGGTTTGTGAAATACTGAGCAATCTTTTTACACCTTCATTATATAACGGTTTTTTATAAATTTCCATACCTTTTGTGAAATAATGAGCAAACTTTTTTTGTTGGAAACGTTGTACTATAACAAGTAAACGATTACAAGGTTGGTTTGTTAGTATTATGTATTTTTTGTGAACAGAGGGCTTTTTATTGTGCAATTAAAAGTGTTGATATTTTCAATAAGAGGAGACTTCATTTAATCTAATATCAAAGTAAATCTTATTAGCGAGTTCTTTTATTCCAAAGACTTGTTTGTACCTAAAGGCTCTTGCGAGTTAGGGGGGCTGTGTCTCCCGCTTCAAACTTTTTTCTAATTTGGCTTTCAAAATTTGAAGTAGGAGTCTTACAGCCATTCGTTTTCGTTATATATTTCAAACCTAAATGGGGTTTACAGGTGTATTTTTATATTATAGGAAAGCATAGAGTTTTAAAGTTTAAAATAAGCAAAATGAAGGATTGATTCTCCATAATGACTTGACAATAACCCAAGTTTTTATTTTCTTTTAAATAAGCAAACTAAAATGACAATTTTCTTTTAGTGAAGCCATTCCCTTTTTTTTCGATAGCGATAATAAATGGTGGATTATTTCTTTGATTAATAAACCGATATTGCAACACATGATAGGAGCGTTGGCTCAACTGCATTACATGTTTTAAAACAGCTTCTTTTTCTTCATGTCCTCCTTCATGACCGTAATAGACAACGATGACAATCAAGCCGTTTGGTTTTAGAAAATGTAATATTTTGTTGATGGCCATAATGGTGGAATTAGCATTGGTGATAATGGTTTTATCGCTTCTAGGCAGGTAACCAAGGTTAAATACTGCTCCTCCAACTAACATTTCTTTTGTAGGTAAGTATTTTTCTAAATGTTCATGGCTATCATGAATAATAGATACATTCTGTTTTTGATTCTCTTGCATTAACTGTCTAGTTGTTTGAATTGCTTGCTCTTGAATATCAAATGCTAAAACGTGGCCATTTTTACCAACGACATTACTTAAAAACAGCGTATCTTGACCGTTTCCGCAAGTTGCGTCAATGACAGTTTCGTTTTTTTCAATAGTGGATTCTAATAAATAATGCGCATAGTGCAAAATTCCGTGTAACATGATTATCTCCTTTGCCAAAATTATTACTACTTATTTTAGCAGATGAAGTTACATGTTGTCTTGACAAAGATAAAATAATTCATTACAATTCGATATAACAAGATAATGACAATGCCAAGGAATAGTAGTAAATCACTTCAGGAATAGAGAGGCAATGGTAGGTGGAAATTGTCCCTGGTTTATTTATGAACTCACCTTGAGCTGTTGCAGGAGCGAAAATTGCAGAGTAGTTTCTGACGTATGTCCTCGTTACGGATTTCAAGTGAATGCTGATGAGCATTAAAATGGGTGGTACCGCGGGTGAAAGCATCTCGTCCCTTCTATAAAATTAGGAGGGAACGTGATGCTTTTTTTATTTTTATATAAATAGTACCTTTTGAAATGGCTATGTTCAGTTTAAGCTGAAATGTAATGTATCTAGATATTTTAAAATAATAGGAGGAAAAAACATGAGTTACCATCATCAGCAAATGGAGAAAAAATGGCAAACATACTGGTTGGAAAATAAAACATTTAAAACAAATACGTTTTCAGAAAAAGAAAAGTTTTACGCGTTGGATATGTTCCCGTATCCATCTGGGGCTGGCTTACATGTGGGGCATCCAGAAGGATACACAGCTACAGATATTATATCGAGAATGAAGCGAATGCAAGGTTATGAGGTGTTGCATCCAATGGGGTGGGATGCGTTTGGACTCCCTGCTGAACAGTATGCAATTGATACGGGAAATAGCCCGGCAGCATTTACGGATAAAAATATAAATATATTTAAGCGACAAATTCAAGCTCTCGGCTTTTCTTATGATTGGGATCGGGAAGTTAATACTACAGATCCTAACTATTATAAGTGGACACAATGGATATTTATAAAAATGTATGAACACGGGTTAGCATATATGGATGAAGTACCTGTAAATTGGTGCCCTGCTTTAGGCACGGTATTAGCGAATGAAGAAGTAATTGATGGAAAAAGCGAGCGTGGAGGGCACCCTGTTATTCGTAAGCCAATGAAACAATGGATGCTACGAATCACTGCCTATGCAGATCGTCTTTTAGAAGATTTGGAAGAATTGGATTGGCCAG
It encodes:
- the metK gene encoding methionine adenosyltransferase; translation: MATNRRLFTSESVTEGHPDKISDQISDAILDEILQSDPYARVACETTVTTGLVLVAGEISTTTYVDIPAVVRKTVEEIGYTRAKFGFDAKTCAVLTAIDEQSPDIAGGVNKALEARQGRMSEEEIDAIGAGDQGLMFGFACDQTEELMPLPISLAHKLAKRLSDVRKRRILDYLRPDGKTQVTVEYGEDGQPIRVDTIVISTQHHQDATVEQIEKDLLKHVIFPVVPAHLLDETTKYFINPTGRFVIGGPQGDAGLTGRKIIVDTYGGYARHGGGAFSGKDATKVDRSAAYAARYVAKNIVAAKLAKSCEVQLAYAIGVAEPVSIAIDTFGTGIVREEVLVQAVRKLFDLRPAGIIHMLDLQKPIFRNTAAYGHFGRTDVVFPWEKTDKVEELIALVKEQQ
- the asnB gene encoding asparagine synthase (glutamine-hydrolyzing) — protein: MCGFIGMLFDNPVERTEQEVELFKQQNNLITHRGPDDEGYYFDSYISLGFRRLSIIDIESGSQPLSYNDEQIWLVFNGEIYNYIELRKQLLAEGYAFQTDSDTEVIAALFAKHKEEAFQHLRGMFSILVWDKETEQLYGARDPFGIKPLFYYENSFGTTFASEKKSITLMMEQEKVDKDALQHYLSFQYVPEPMTMTAGIKKVEPGHYFIKKPGQPIQFTRYWHATFHPVLREKQDWIKKIQDVMYDSVNVHMRSDVPVGSFLSGGIDSTLIVSIAKEFNPAIKTFSVGFERDGYSEVDVAKETADKLNVENISYMISPQEYIDHLPKIMWHMDDPLADPSCVPLYFVSREARKHVTVVLSGEGSDELFGGYNIYREPDSLKYFDKMPSFMKGLLKRVSAVLPEGVKGKSFLDRGTTPLRERYIGNAKMFEEEEKRELLKTYDEQLSYQQVTGKLFDDQVKDYPYVNQMQYVDIHTWMRGDILLKADRVTMAHSLELRVPFLDKEVFRIANEIPVDLKIANGTTKSLLREASRGIVPDHVLDRKKLGFPVPIRHWLKNELNGWAKQLIHESETDHLLHKNYILQLLDAHCQGKGDYSRKIWTVLMFMLWHKNFVEKKFDVSTLNENTGELIFS
- a CDS encoding C39 family peptidase yields the protein MNIILFSVCCMLATFLFYVSSKQKITWVKKSFILYGFIFSITAISLLSMFFMQHKTTFKQLIESTIPVHEDNHYSPEDSKLSKHKIKKAVNIKAPMIEQLPELPRGCEVTTLSMLLNHYDIRVDKMKLAEQVKKDPTPYRKKDGKIHFGNPYNGFVGDMYSFETPGMGVYHKPIAELAKQYVGDVVNDLTGNDFQAVIEELNHKRPVWVIINTTYDKLPKDKFTTWHTKDGQIDITMKQHSVLITGYDENYIYFNDPLNKADKAPIEEFKAAWIQMGKQAITIAK
- a CDS encoding ISL3 family transposase, encoding MNFTIKMPGLEDVWITKVEEMEGGIALHVEMPVKVHKCPSCGKRTKKVHDYRIQKIKHLKWFERLTYLFYKKRRYACSCCGKRFAEENPFVHRYQRLSMEWNRAVSVRIVQAKTFKETAKQFGVSVSTVMRRFDRLAVKEMSEVQELPKVIAIDEYKGDTKAGKYQLIIADGETKEPIDILPNRKKKTLKDYLQKHGTNVDVVIMDMSPSFKAAVQKALGKPVIVADRFHFCRYIYWALDGVRRRIQSEWNDYDRKKCKRMRYVFYKDSAKLTEKERWYLDRYLGMDEELRRAYELKESYCFWFKQAKENGQVKIKETKQGLLDFYRKVEQEGLPEFEKAIRTFKNWQTEVLNSFLFDYSNGFLEGINNLTKVMKRNAFGFRNFLRARARILLLHKYKKIGSHVG
- a CDS encoding gamma carbonic anhydrase, with the translated sequence MIHPYKGIFPSIHDSVFIANDASIIGDVTIGAQSSIWFKTVIRGDVAPVNIGERTSIQDLSVLHQSPGMPLTIESDVTVGHQTTLHSTTIQKHALIGMGSILLDGSEIGEYAFIGAGSLVPPNKKIPPFTLALGRPAKVVRELTETDYAEMQRICQSYVEKGAIYKQQNR
- a CDS encoding tetraprenyl-beta-curcumene synthase family protein, giving the protein MSIEVPSTPIPLMITVYRKIFPAVREELAFWKQRANEIPDQELRYQALASMSEKEFHCQGGAVYALLAGKRWRDCVRFIVAYQTISDYLDNLCDRSTSLDAKSFALLHTSMIDAHCPKSLPKDYYALFEHKQDNGYLQQLVKTCNDIVRKLDDIPTYQEQAIKLAGLYSDLQVHKHVIHEERVPRLTKWSNVKNVYPLAWYEFSAAAGSTLGVFCLMAYSLAGRLYRKLADEIVTAYFPYIQGLHILLDYYIDQQEDKEEADLNFCSYYKNESIMHERFKYFCEQAKLYAVTIPNSKFHVMVVQGLIGLYLGDNKVGHIPNSKRLKRLLFQTAGYPSIFFHRNTRMYYFLKLFKLQRTAVTHK